The following are from one region of the Streptomyces fradiae genome:
- a CDS encoding VOC family protein, producing MTEATRRTPGTPCWVSLMVHGLDATQEFYAALFDWDFVPGPQQLGPYVRALLDGREVAGIGQLPPDRHLPIAWTPYLATDDADETAETIRCCGGTVAVGPLDAGEAGRLVICADPAGAVFGVWQADAHHGTATAGPPGTPVWNELLTYETASVGKFYGTVFDYDVEPVVSADFDYLTLHLDGRPVASLHGVGTALPRDRGAHWMTYFEVADVDASARLVVDLGGQVVRPPREGTAGRLVQVTDPEGAVFTLVRSADRNDR from the coding sequence ATGACCGAGGCGACTCGGCGCACACCCGGTACGCCCTGTTGGGTGAGCCTGATGGTGCACGGACTTGACGCGACGCAGGAGTTCTACGCCGCGCTGTTCGACTGGGACTTCGTGCCGGGTCCGCAGCAGCTCGGCCCGTATGTGCGTGCGCTCCTGGACGGGCGGGAGGTGGCCGGGATCGGTCAGCTGCCCCCGGACCGGCATCTGCCGATCGCCTGGACTCCCTATCTGGCCACCGACGACGCCGACGAGACGGCGGAGACGATCCGCTGCTGCGGCGGCACGGTCGCGGTCGGCCCGCTGGACGCGGGCGAGGCCGGCCGGCTGGTGATCTGCGCGGACCCGGCGGGTGCCGTCTTCGGGGTCTGGCAGGCCGACGCCCACCACGGCACGGCGACGGCCGGACCGCCCGGGACGCCGGTGTGGAACGAGCTGCTGACCTACGAGACGGCCTCGGTCGGCAAGTTCTACGGCACGGTCTTCGACTACGACGTCGAGCCGGTGGTGTCCGCCGACTTCGACTATCTGACCCTCCACCTCGACGGACGCCCGGTCGCCTCGCTGCACGGGGTGGGCACGGCCCTGCCCCGCGACCGGGGCGCGCACTGGATGACGTACTTCGAGGTGGCCGACGTCGACGCGTCCGCCCGGCTGGTCGTGGACCTGGGCGGCCAGGTGGTCCGCCCGCCGCGCGAGGGCACGGCGGGGCGGCTGGTCCAGGTGACCGACCCGGAGGGCGCGGTGTTCACCCTCGTCCGCTCGGCCGACCGTAACGACCGCTAG
- a CDS encoding sulfurtransferase, with amino-acid sequence MKPIISASELVSESAGATPPVLLDVRYLAVGGPPGRPEYEAGHIPGAVYVDLDAELAGPPGAGGRHPLPDLAAFGATMRRAGVSAGTPVVVYDGGLGWGAARAWWLLRWAGHPNVRVLDGGIAAWTGELSKDVPAPAPGDFEPRPGGLRLLDADGAASLARSGLLLDARAAERYRGDVEPIDRIGGHIPGAVSAPTMENVDGTGRFRSAEALRARFAGLGADSAGEIGVYCGSGVSAAQEVLALELAGFEAALYAGSWSEWSGDPARPVATGPDPQ; translated from the coding sequence ATGAAGCCCATCATCTCCGCAAGCGAACTCGTCAGCGAATCGGCCGGGGCGACGCCGCCGGTCCTCCTGGACGTCCGTTATCTGGCCGTCGGCGGTCCGCCCGGAAGGCCGGAGTACGAGGCCGGGCACATCCCCGGTGCCGTGTACGTGGACCTGGACGCCGAACTCGCGGGGCCGCCCGGGGCCGGCGGGCGGCACCCGCTGCCGGACCTGGCCGCCTTCGGCGCCACGATGCGCCGGGCCGGAGTGTCGGCCGGCACCCCGGTCGTGGTCTACGACGGCGGGCTCGGCTGGGGCGCGGCCCGCGCCTGGTGGCTGCTGCGCTGGGCCGGGCACCCGAACGTCCGGGTGCTCGACGGCGGCATCGCCGCGTGGACGGGGGAGCTGTCCAAGGACGTGCCCGCGCCCGCGCCGGGCGACTTCGAGCCGCGCCCGGGCGGCCTCCGGCTGCTCGACGCGGACGGCGCCGCCTCGCTCGCCCGCTCGGGTCTGCTGCTCGACGCGCGCGCCGCCGAGCGCTACCGGGGCGACGTGGAGCCGATCGACCGGATCGGCGGCCACATCCCGGGTGCCGTCTCGGCCCCCACGATGGAGAACGTGGACGGAACCGGGCGCTTCCGCTCCGCCGAGGCCCTGAGGGCACGGTTCGCCGGGCTCGGCGCCGACTCCGCGGGTGAGATCGGCGTCTACTGCGGCTCCGGCGTCTCCGCCGCCCAGGAAGTGCTGGCCCTGGAGCTCGCGGGCTTCGAGGCCGCGCTCTACGCGGGCTCCTGGTCCGAGTGGTCCGGCGACCCGGCCCGCCCGGTGGCGACGGGCCCGGACCCGCAGTAG
- the sepH gene encoding septation protein SepH — MTSAGTTREVPMPELRVVAVSNDGTRLVLKAADNTEYTLPIDERLRAAVRNDRARLGQIEIEVESHLRPRDIQARIRAGASAEEVAQLAGIPVDRVRRFEGPVLAERAFMAERARKTPVRRPGENTGPQLGEAVQERLLLRGAEKDTVQWDSWRRDDGTWEVLLVYRVAGEVHTASWTYDPPRRLVQAVDDEARALIGETDDTLAAVPEPSFPFVPRIARLPRDRPLDRALDRQIDRAPAPAPEPEEERDSLTSLLEAVPSFRGDLVVPEQPVSEPSDEVEAEEPPAPAASAGAGSAYADVLMPRAVSGHRDRLIGTTDRQAEADGVRPGRRAAVPSWDEIVFGTRRKKQSSD, encoded by the coding sequence GTGACGTCGGCAGGCACCACCCGGGAGGTTCCCATGCCCGAACTGCGTGTCGTGGCCGTCTCGAACGACGGCACACGACTGGTGCTGAAGGCTGCTGACAACACGGAGTACACACTTCCGATCGACGAGCGGCTGCGTGCCGCGGTCCGCAACGACCGCGCCCGGCTCGGACAGATCGAGATCGAGGTCGAGAGCCACCTCCGCCCCCGCGACATCCAGGCCCGGATACGGGCCGGTGCCTCCGCCGAGGAGGTCGCGCAGCTCGCCGGCATCCCCGTCGACCGGGTGCGCCGCTTCGAGGGCCCCGTGCTGGCCGAGCGCGCCTTCATGGCGGAGCGGGCCCGCAAGACCCCCGTGCGCCGGCCCGGCGAGAACACCGGACCCCAGCTCGGCGAGGCGGTGCAGGAGCGGCTGCTGCTGCGCGGCGCCGAGAAGGACACCGTGCAGTGGGACTCGTGGCGCCGCGACGACGGCACCTGGGAGGTGCTGCTCGTCTACCGGGTCGCGGGCGAGGTGCACACGGCGAGCTGGACGTACGACCCGCCGCGGCGGCTCGTCCAGGCCGTGGACGACGAGGCGCGGGCGCTGATCGGCGAGACCGACGACACCCTCGCGGCCGTTCCGGAGCCGAGCTTCCCGTTCGTGCCGCGGATCGCCCGGCTGCCCCGGGACCGGCCGCTCGACCGTGCCCTCGACCGGCAGATCGACCGCGCGCCCGCCCCGGCTCCCGAGCCGGAGGAGGAGCGCGACTCGCTCACCAGCCTCCTGGAGGCGGTGCCGAGCTTCCGCGGCGACCTGGTGGTGCCCGAGCAGCCGGTCAGTGAGCCCTCCGACGAGGTCGAGGCCGAGGAGCCGCCCGCCCCGGCGGCCTCCGCGGGCGCCGGCTCCGCCTATGCGGACGTCCTGATGCCGCGGGCCGTCTCGGGCCACCGCGACCGGCTCATCGGCACCACCGACCGGCAGGCCGAGGCGGACGGCGTCCGCCCCGGCCGGCGTGCGGCGGTGCCCAGCTGGGACGAGATCGTCTTCGGCACCCGCCGCAAGAAGCAGTCGTCGGACTGA